The DNA segment AGGGTCCGGACGACCCGAGGCTCGTCGGGCGCGCGCACGAGCACCGAGACGGCCACGGCCGGACGGGAGCCCTTCATCACGATCGGCGTGCACCACGCGTCCAGGGCGCCGTCGTCGAGGAGCGCGCGGATGGCGTGACCGAGCGCCTCAGGGGTCTGGTCGTCCACGTTGGCTTCCAGCAGGACCACGGTCTCGAGGGACCCCCCCGGCACCGGCTCCCCGACCAGGACCCGGCACACGTTCGGATGGTCGAGCTCCTGCGACCCGGCTCCCGTGCCCGTCGCCAGGATCTGCATGGTGGGCATCGGCCCGAACGACGCGTCGTGCGCGACCAGGATGGCCACCCCGGTCGGTGTGACGGTCTCGCTCCCGGCCGGGACGCCGTCCACGACCGCTCCCCGCAGGAGATGGAGGACGACCGGGCCGGGGAGCGGGATGGGTCCGTGGTCGGTCTGCGCCCACCCGGTGCCCAGGGGGACCGGCGCGGCCGAGACCTGCGAGATCCCGAGCGAGTGGAGGGCGACGGCGGCGCCGGCCAGGTCGGCCGCGGTGTCCGCCGTCCCGAGCTCGTGGAGGTGGACCTCCGACGGATCGCACCCGTGGACGGCCGCCTCTGCGGCCACCAGCAGGTCGAGCCCGAGCAGTGCGCGCGTCCGGACGGGATCCCCGAGCCTGGACAGCGCCTCACGCAGCCCCCCCGTACCCAGCGGCCTCTCGCCGCCGTCGACCACCGCGCGAGTGCAGGCGAGACCGCCCGAGCTCCCGTCGGCGAACCGGACGACGCACCCTATCCCGAGCTCCTCGACCGCATCGACGACGGCCGCCTCCACGTCGACACCGAGACCGCGGCCGGCTTGGGCGAGGGCGGAGAGGATCATGTCGCCCGAGACGCCCGACGCTAGGTCGAACCAGGCGACGCGCCCCGTCATCGCTTTCGGGTCACCCGGGCGGCGAAGAACCCGGCCCCGAAGCCGTTGTCGATGTTCACGACCACGACCTGCGGGGCGCACGAGTTGAGCATCCCGAGCAGGGCGGCGAGGCCGTCGTAGGAGGCGCCGTACCCGATCGAGGTGGGGACCGCGACCACCGGAGCTCCCGTGAGCCCGGCCACGACGGTGGGGAGGGCCCCCTCCATCCCGGCCACGACGACCAGACAGTCGGCAGCGGCGAGGCGGTCGGCCTCCGCGAGCACCCGGTGGAGGCCGGCGACCCCGACGTCGTAGACCCGGTCCACGGTGGCGCCGCCGGTCTCCGCGGTCACCGCGGCCTCCTCGGCCACCGGGAGGTCGCCCGTGCCCGCGGACACCACGGCCACCGTCCCGGCCGTGACGACCGGCTCCCGCGCCACCCGGATCATCCGCGGCGTCTCGAGCCACTCGGCCTGGGGGGTCAGCGTCCGGACCGCGTCGTACTGCTCGACGCTCGATCTGGTCACGAGCACGGGCCCCCGGTCCCGCTCGACGATCCGCGCGACGATCTGCGCGACCTGGTCGGCCGTCTTCCCCATGCCGAGCACGGCCTCCGGGAGGCCCCACCGGGCCTCGCGCAGGTG comes from the Actinomycetota bacterium genome and includes:
- the larC gene encoding nickel pincer cofactor biosynthesis protein LarC, translating into MTGRVAWFDLASGVSGDMILSALAQAGRGLGVDVEAAVVDAVEELGIGCVVRFADGSSGGLACTRAVVDGGERPLGTGGLREALSRLGDPVRTRALLGLDLLVAAEAAVHGCDPSEVHLHELGTADTAADLAGAAVALHSLGISQVSAAPVPLGTGWAQTDHGPIPLPGPVVLHLLRGAVVDGVPAGSETVTPTGVAILVAHDASFGPMPTMQILATGTGAGSQELDHPNVCRVLVGEPVPGGSLETVVLLEANVDDQTPEALGHAIRALLDDGALDAWCTPIVMKGSRPAVAVSVLVRAPDEPRVVRTLFRATSTLGVRRRETDRWVLPREVVTVEVMGRRVRVKLGLLDGQVVTVSPEYADCAQVAQELGLPLDDVYAQARVGARRS
- the larB gene encoding nickel pincer cofactor biosynthesis protein LarB, yielding MTQDQPISDLGFARVDHLREARWGLPEAVLGMGKTADQVAQIVARIVERDRGPVLVTRSSVEQYDAVRTLTPQAEWLETPRMIRVAREPVVTAGTVAVVSAGTGDLPVAEEAAVTAETGGATVDRVYDVGVAGLHRVLAEADRLAAADCLVVVAGMEGALPTVVAGLTGAPVVAVPTSIGYGASYDGLAALLGMLNSCAPQVVVVNIDNGFGAGFFAARVTRKR